From one Lysinibacillus sp. G4S2 genomic stretch:
- a CDS encoding DNA starvation/stationary phase protection protein → MTQNLNKQLNKLVATCSVLYTKLHNYHWYVTGSAFFTLHAKFEELYNETTLNLDEIAERILSKDGRPVATLKEHLELSYVEEASGNETTEEMVAITISDFQMLMKSLNSTMELAAEEGDDRTEDLLNAMYQSLEKHTWMLKAFLGR, encoded by the coding sequence ATGACACAAAACTTAAACAAACAATTGAATAAACTTGTCGCTACATGCTCGGTACTTTATACAAAATTGCACAATTATCATTGGTATGTAACAGGTAGCGCCTTCTTTACACTACATGCCAAATTTGAAGAATTATATAATGAAACAACATTGAATCTAGATGAAATTGCAGAGCGCATTCTTTCGAAAGATGGAAGGCCTGTAGCGACTTTAAAAGAGCATCTTGAACTATCATATGTTGAGGAAGCGTCAGGAAATGAGACGACAGAGGAAATGGTAGCTATAACCATTTCAGATTTCCAAATGCTAATGAAATCATTAAACTCAACAATGGAGCTAGCCGCTGAAGAAGGAGACGACCGTACAGAGGATTTACTTAATGCTATGTATCAGTCCCTTGAAAAGCATACGTGGATGTTAAAAGCCTTCCTAGGTCGCTAA
- a CDS encoding general stress protein: MMNEQNSQIEVAHTRDEMLHILESMRLEAYQIEDIHIIAKDPSKLEDVKWDSDVKTHEVGNWMDQLKSWFTGESAVTEGLKRFDLTEGQTAYYAQLVELGAIVLFTECEDLTESMKT, encoded by the coding sequence ATGATGAATGAACAAAACTCACAAATTGAAGTGGCCCATACAAGGGATGAGATGCTTCATATTTTAGAAAGTATGCGATTAGAAGCATATCAAATAGAGGACATTCACATTATTGCAAAGGATCCAAGCAAATTAGAGGATGTAAAATGGGATTCTGACGTTAAAACACATGAGGTAGGGAATTGGATGGATCAATTAAAATCATGGTTTACCGGTGAATCAGCTGTAACAGAAGGATTAAAGCGATTTGATCTTACTGAGGGACAAACAGCATACTATGCTCAACTAGTAGAACTGGGTGCTATCGTATTATTTACTGAGTGTGAGGATTTAACTGAGTCTATGAAGACTTAA
- a CDS encoding DMT family transporter — protein MGIQGKANLLMVIVTMFWGLSYTFMVMGLETLAVYNVVALRCIIAFFAAGIIFYKRMMKVDAKTLKYAAIQGFLLFIVFALSLFGLETTSVSNAGFILSLTVVLVPIFSSFIEKKLPSRAVSFAIVCTMIGITVLTAQGSLSFQKGDILIAIAALCYSIYLLLNSTFTRSVESISYGVYQLGFAGLYALILTLIFETPTLPNTTTSWIAIIGLGVICSAFCFVGQAVAQQYTSATHTGLIFSLEPIFAAMFAMMFIGEGITIKLIIGGSFILIGNLVAQLEHIHVLRFIKKQEHEKAIH, from the coding sequence ATGGGTATCCAAGGAAAAGCAAATTTATTGATGGTTATTGTAACAATGTTTTGGGGATTATCTTATACCTTTATGGTAATGGGACTTGAAACATTGGCAGTTTATAATGTGGTGGCTTTACGTTGTATCATCGCATTCTTCGCAGCAGGTATTATCTTTTATAAACGCATGATGAAAGTCGATGCTAAAACATTAAAATATGCAGCTATTCAAGGGTTTCTATTATTCATTGTGTTCGCTCTCAGCTTATTCGGATTAGAAACAACTTCTGTATCAAATGCTGGATTTATTTTAAGTCTAACAGTTGTCTTAGTACCTATTTTCAGTAGTTTTATTGAAAAAAAATTACCTTCAAGAGCAGTTAGTTTTGCGATTGTTTGCACAATGATCGGAATTACTGTTTTAACTGCTCAAGGCTCACTTTCCTTCCAAAAAGGGGATATTTTAATAGCTATCGCTGCACTATGTTATTCGATTTACTTATTATTAAATAGTACATTTACACGAAGTGTTGAATCAATTTCCTATGGCGTATACCAACTTGGTTTTGCTGGACTTTATGCACTTATATTAACATTAATTTTTGAAACACCAACACTTCCAAATACAACGACTTCATGGATTGCCATTATAGGACTCGGTGTCATTTGTAGTGCATTTTGCTTCGTAGGGCAAGCTGTTGCACAACAGTATACTTCTGCTACACATACAGGACTCATTTTTTCTTTAGAGCCAATTTTCGCAGCTATGTTTGCTATGATGTTTATCGGTGAAGGAATAACGATAAAATTAATAATTGGTGGTAGCTTTATTCTGATTGGTAACCTTGTTGCTCAATTAGAGCATATTCATGTATTACGATTTATTAAAAAACAAGAACATGAAAAAGCTATTCATTAA
- a CDS encoding LysR family transcriptional regulator: MSLVKYEILNKVAEVASFTKAADALGLTQSAVSHAVSSLEKEFGFALIHRSRAGVTLTSEGDAMLRAMRHVLDAEELLQQEAAHILGVTRGKVRIGVISSISSNWMPEIVRIMDNQFPGIQVELREGDYYEIEQWLLSGEVDAGFLNGQKSGQFQYIELQQDPLLCIVSDKSPLYDKAEIDIVELEDMPFIMTSYKGTNDVKVLLEQYHVKPNIRFELSEEVGIISMISHQLGISILPKLVTNNLPPTLKAIPLKQGGYRTIGIAMKHQASPVTKKFAEILSSWLKEQNKFE, encoded by the coding sequence ATGAGTTTAGTGAAATATGAGATTTTGAATAAAGTGGCTGAGGTAGCAAGCTTTACAAAAGCAGCAGATGCTTTAGGTTTAACTCAATCTGCTGTAAGTCATGCTGTTTCCAGCTTAGAAAAGGAATTCGGCTTTGCGCTCATTCATAGAAGTCGAGCGGGTGTCACGTTAACAAGTGAAGGGGATGCAATGCTAAGGGCGATGAGGCATGTCCTTGATGCAGAGGAACTATTACAACAAGAAGCTGCACACATACTTGGTGTTACTCGTGGAAAAGTACGAATTGGCGTAATTTCAAGCATTTCCTCAAACTGGATGCCAGAAATTGTCCGTATTATGGACAATCAATTTCCTGGCATACAAGTTGAATTGCGAGAGGGAGACTATTATGAGATTGAACAATGGCTACTGAGTGGAGAGGTGGATGCTGGGTTTTTAAATGGTCAAAAGTCGGGGCAATTTCAGTATATTGAACTCCAGCAGGATCCATTGCTGTGTATTGTCTCCGATAAAAGTCCGCTTTATGATAAAGCGGAAATTGATATAGTGGAACTAGAGGACATGCCATTTATCATGACTTCATATAAAGGGACAAATGATGTAAAAGTACTTTTAGAGCAATATCATGTGAAGCCAAATATTCGTTTTGAACTATCGGAAGAGGTAGGGATAATATCGATGATTTCTCACCAACTTGGCATTAGTATTTTACCGAAATTAGTTACGAATAACTTACCTCCTACGTTAAAAGCCATTCCTTTAAAACAAGGTGGTTATCGTACAATTGGAATAGCTATGAAACATCAGGCATCACCTGTTACCAAAAAATTTGCGGAAATATTAAGTTCCTGGTTAAAAGAACAAAATAAGTTCGAGTAA
- a CDS encoding phosphopantothenoylcysteine decarboxylase yields MGTLRGKTVLITSGGTLEKWDRVRGHTNLSKGSMGCYLAEAALEAGANVLYMHGYFAQLPTNKDKMRTIRFEGIEDLGEKVRHAVQEEQVDIVVMAAAGSDWLIDKVYDQSGNLMEEAGKMPSDEPPIIHFKKAPKILGQIKKWQPNVTLVGFKLEATDDEEFLLSRARLRMESANAQFMVANSSQSLYGGDEPHWIVPAEGEPLKVMGKQDTAKALMDLLQNK; encoded by the coding sequence ATGGGGACATTACGAGGTAAGACCGTACTCATTACAAGTGGGGGAACACTTGAAAAATGGGATCGTGTGCGTGGACATACGAATTTATCAAAAGGATCGATGGGCTGTTATTTAGCTGAGGCGGCACTAGAGGCTGGGGCAAACGTATTGTATATGCATGGTTATTTCGCACAGCTACCGACGAATAAAGATAAAATGCGTACCATTCGATTTGAAGGTATTGAAGATTTAGGCGAGAAAGTTCGACATGCTGTTCAGGAAGAACAGGTGGATATCGTTGTAATGGCTGCTGCTGGTTCTGATTGGCTCATTGACAAAGTATATGACCAATCAGGGAATTTAATGGAGGAAGCAGGTAAAATGCCTTCTGACGAGCCACCTATCATTCACTTTAAAAAAGCGCCTAAAATATTAGGGCAAATAAAAAAGTGGCAGCCGAATGTTACTTTAGTGGGCTTTAAACTCGAGGCGACAGATGATGAGGAGTTTTTACTGTCCCGCGCACGTCTAAGGATGGAATCGGCGAACGCTCAATTTATGGTAGCAAATAGCTCGCAGTCATTATATGGTGGAGATGAGCCACATTGGATTGTACCTGCTGAAGGCGAACCACTAAAGGTTATGGGCAAGCAAGATACAGCAAAAGCATTAATGGATTTATTACAAAATAAATAG
- a CDS encoding YezD family protein, with the protein MTQQVKIDDKKLEAIAKAIQNLEFGEVHITIQDGVIVQINRLEKQRFPQKK; encoded by the coding sequence ATGACTCAACAGGTAAAGATCGATGACAAAAAGCTAGAGGCAATTGCAAAGGCAATTCAAAATTTAGAATTTGGAGAAGTGCACATTACGATTCAAGATGGTGTCATTGTTCAAATTAACAGACTTGAAAAACAGAGATTCCCACAGAAAAAGTAA
- a CDS encoding flavin reductase family protein produces the protein MTDKVAAFKLALGNYPTGVTVVTACNDTDEPIGLTVNSFASVSIDPLLILWSLDKKSQLHPYFTAAEKFAVNILASNQEHLCSLFSSKIPDRFAQAKWSTSVHGLPILHDTVATLQCTTFQQIDAGDHTIFIGQVLEIDNAQKEPLLYHRRHIGEIPKSFYD, from the coding sequence ATGACAGACAAAGTAGCTGCTTTTAAACTTGCATTAGGTAATTATCCAACAGGCGTCACGGTTGTCACAGCTTGTAATGACACTGATGAACCTATTGGCTTAACTGTCAATTCCTTTGCGTCAGTTTCCATAGATCCACTCCTTATTTTATGGTCGCTCGATAAAAAATCACAGCTTCATCCATATTTTACAGCAGCCGAAAAGTTTGCTGTGAATATTTTAGCGAGCAATCAAGAACATTTATGTTCACTATTCTCAAGTAAAATCCCAGATCGTTTTGCTCAGGCAAAGTGGTCAACTTCTGTTCACGGTCTACCGATTTTACACGATACTGTAGCCACTTTACAATGCACAACATTTCAACAAATCGATGCAGGAGACCATACGATATTTATTGGGCAAGTCCTAGAAATTGATAATGCACAAAAGGAGCCTTTACTCTATCATCGTAGACATATTGGTGAAATCCCTAAAAGCTTTTATGACTAG
- a CDS encoding VOC family protein, translating to MTLYFDHLVHQVQSPENTKIFLNKRNIHTINGGQHTMWGTYNTLSYFGLNYIEQIAIYDRNLFENAANLPYSLHYTFKRANERYGFSRIALRTKNIEEEGQRLRALGFEVYGPDACSRTRPDGSVVEWKLLHFGKPGQAIDFPFLIEWADEDKERVAQLKASGAIDTKQSITMESVQFYVEDVKATVKLWQEIFQLPEPEQHAQFISLQLPNIRLDFYEEVAAATMTLGHLHEGPFGVTFKDTDRTKETLVFPAAFYWINR from the coding sequence ATGACTTTATATTTTGACCATCTGGTTCACCAAGTTCAATCACCAGAGAATACAAAGATTTTCTTAAACAAACGCAATATCCATACAATTAACGGTGGTCAACATACAATGTGGGGGACATATAATACGTTAAGCTACTTTGGATTAAACTATATTGAACAAATAGCAATCTATGATCGTAATTTATTTGAAAATGCAGCGAATTTACCTTATTCCCTACACTATACGTTTAAGCGTGCGAATGAGCGCTATGGCTTTTCACGAATTGCATTACGTACGAAAAATATTGAAGAAGAAGGACAACGTTTGCGTGCACTTGGTTTTGAAGTGTATGGTCCTGATGCTTGTAGTCGAACTAGACCAGATGGCTCCGTGGTAGAATGGAAGCTATTGCATTTTGGGAAGCCTGGGCAGGCAATTGATTTTCCATTTTTGATTGAGTGGGCTGATGAAGATAAGGAACGTGTTGCACAATTAAAAGCAAGTGGAGCCATTGATACGAAACAATCGATTACGATGGAATCCGTGCAATTTTATGTAGAAGATGTGAAAGCTACCGTAAAGTTATGGCAGGAAATATTTCAATTACCAGAGCCTGAGCAACATGCACAATTTATTTCCTTACAATTACCGAATATTCGCCTAGATTTTTATGAAGAAGTCGCTGCAGCTACTATGACGCTTGGTCATTTACATGAAGGACCATTTGGGGTGACATTTAAAGATACTGATAGAACGAAGGAAACGCTAGTTTTTCCAGCTGCTTTTTATTGGATCAATCGTTGA
- a CDS encoding cold-shock protein yields the protein MQQGIVKWFNSEKGYGFIECDDGEDVFVHFTGIQEEGFRTLEEGQKVSFDVVEGNRGPQASNVMKL from the coding sequence ATGCAACAAGGAATCGTAAAATGGTTCAATAGCGAAAAAGGTTATGGCTTTATTGAATGTGATGATGGAGAAGATGTATTTGTACATTTTACGGGCATCCAAGAGGAAGGCTTCCGTACACTTGAAGAAGGTCAAAAGGTATCATTTGATGTAGTAGAAGGCAATCGCGGACCACAGGCGTCAAATGTTATGAAATTATAA
- a CDS encoding formate--tetrahydrofolate ligase: MTTKNQPLTDLEIASQAVMMPITEIAKAAGISEDALEQYGRYKAKIDPLKITTHGEDAKVVLVTAISPTPAGEGKSTVTVGLADALHQLNKNVVVALREPSLGPVMGVKGGATGGGYAQVVPMEDINLHFTGDLHAISTANNALSAFIDNHIHQGNALNIDPRRIIWKRVMDLNDRALRKVVVGLGGPVQGMPREDGFDITVASEIMAVFCLATSIEDLRERIASIVIGYTFEREPVFVRDLQVEGALTLLLKDAFKPNLVQTLEGTPAIIHGGPFANIAHGCNSIMATQTARKLADIVVTEAGFGSDLGAEKFMNIKARKAGFKPSAVVVVATIRALKMHGGVPKTALVGENVEALLQGIENLAKHVETVRTFGVEPIIALNRFITDTEAELEAVLNWCQENHVRIARTNVWEEGGKGGLALAEQVLAVLEEENNFSPLYNVTESIEEKVRTIVQKVYGGKDVQFTDQAKKQIAQIEKFGWDSMPICMAKTQYSLSDQPSLLGRPEGFTITIREVIPKLGAGFLVCLTGDIMTMPGLPKAPAALRMDVDSEGHAVGLF, encoded by the coding sequence ATGACAACGAAAAATCAACCTTTAACAGATCTAGAAATCGCTAGTCAAGCAGTTATGATGCCTATTACAGAAATAGCGAAAGCTGCAGGTATTTCAGAGGATGCACTTGAACAGTATGGTCGCTACAAAGCAAAAATTGATCCATTAAAAATAACAACTCACGGTGAGGACGCAAAGGTTGTACTAGTAACTGCCATTAGTCCAACTCCAGCAGGTGAAGGGAAATCAACCGTAACAGTTGGACTTGCTGACGCACTTCATCAATTGAATAAAAATGTTGTTGTTGCTTTACGTGAGCCGTCACTCGGCCCTGTAATGGGTGTAAAAGGTGGCGCAACAGGTGGCGGATATGCACAAGTTGTACCTATGGAAGATATTAATTTGCATTTCACGGGCGATCTTCACGCTATTTCGACAGCGAATAACGCATTATCTGCTTTTATTGATAATCATATTCACCAAGGAAATGCTTTAAACATTGATCCTCGTCGTATTATTTGGAAGCGTGTAATGGATTTAAATGATCGTGCCCTTCGTAAAGTAGTTGTGGGTCTAGGCGGTCCAGTGCAAGGGATGCCACGTGAAGACGGCTTCGATATTACTGTTGCATCAGAAATTATGGCTGTCTTCTGTTTAGCGACAAGCATTGAAGATTTACGCGAGCGCATAGCTAGCATCGTCATCGGTTACACATTTGAGCGTGAGCCTGTCTTTGTGCGTGATTTACAAGTAGAAGGTGCTCTAACATTATTATTAAAAGATGCCTTCAAGCCTAACTTAGTACAAACATTAGAAGGAACACCTGCCATTATTCATGGTGGTCCATTTGCCAATATTGCCCACGGCTGTAATTCGATTATGGCGACACAAACAGCTCGTAAGCTAGCTGATATTGTTGTGACAGAAGCGGGCTTCGGCTCAGATTTAGGTGCTGAAAAGTTCATGAACATTAAAGCACGTAAAGCAGGCTTCAAGCCAAGTGCCGTTGTCGTTGTAGCAACGATTCGTGCATTAAAAATGCATGGTGGTGTACCGAAAACAGCGCTTGTTGGTGAAAATGTTGAAGCACTTTTACAAGGAATTGAAAATTTAGCTAAACACGTCGAGACGGTTCGTACATTTGGCGTTGAACCGATTATCGCGTTAAATCGTTTTATTACGGACACAGAGGCTGAGTTAGAAGCGGTTCTTAACTGGTGTCAAGAAAATCATGTTCGTATTGCTCGTACAAATGTTTGGGAAGAGGGCGGAAAAGGTGGTCTAGCTCTAGCAGAACAAGTGTTAGCTGTACTTGAGGAGGAAAATAATTTCTCACCTTTATATAATGTAACAGAATCTATTGAGGAAAAAGTACGTACTATCGTGCAAAAAGTATATGGTGGGAAAGACGTTCAATTTACCGACCAAGCGAAAAAACAAATCGCCCAAATTGAAAAATTCGGCTGGGATTCAATGCCGATCTGTATGGCAAAAACACAATACTCTTTATCCGACCAACCAAGTTTACTCGGTCGTCCAGAAGGCTTTACAATCACCATTCGTGAAGTAATCCCTAAGTTAGGTGCGGGCTTCTTAGTTTGCTTAACAGGGGATATTATGACAATGCCGGGATTACCAAAGGCACCTGCAGCATTGCGTATGGATGTTGATAGTGAAGGACATGCGGTAGGATTGTTCTAA
- a CDS encoding cold-shock protein encodes MTQGTVKWFNSEKGFGFIEVEGGNDVFAHFSAIQGDGFKTLEEGQKVEFSVEEGPRGPQATNIVKL; translated from the coding sequence ATGACACAAGGTACAGTAAAATGGTTTAACTCAGAAAAAGGTTTTGGATTCATCGAAGTAGAAGGCGGAAACGACGTATTCGCTCACTTCTCAGCTATCCAAGGTGACGGTTTCAAAACACTTGAAGAAGGCCAAAAAGTTGAATTCTCAGTAGAAGAAGGCCCACGTGGACCACAAGCTACAAACATCGTTAAACTTTAA
- a CDS encoding Rpn family recombination-promoting nuclease/putative transposase, with translation MKIYDQTFEWHKEQLKPLDDILARWLLLLGMVDARKKKVYDKIFCELEELAMKDEHLLEAFNAWEELSLSQEDVIAYQSRLKYILDEEAKLEDVKHMAEQKGIEEGKKEEKEEIANNLLANDMDIEFISKITGLSVERIEEIKEGLIQNNDE, from the coding sequence ATGAAGATTTATGACCAAACTTTTGAATGGCACAAAGAACAACTAAAGCCACTTGATGATATTTTAGCACGCTGGTTATTGTTATTAGGTATGGTCGATGCACGAAAGAAAAAGGTTTATGATAAAATTTTTTGCGAATTGGAGGAGCTGGCGATGAAGGACGAACATCTATTAGAGGCATTCAATGCCTGGGAAGAGTTAAGTTTATCTCAGGAAGATGTTATTGCCTATCAATCACGGTTAAAGTATATCCTTGATGAAGAGGCGAAGCTAGAGGATGTGAAGCATATGGCAGAGCAAAAGGGTATAGAAGAAGGGAAAAAAGAAGAAAAAGAAGAAATTGCCAACAATCTTTTAGCGAATGATATGGATATTGAATTTATTAGTAAAATAACAGGCTTATCTGTGGAGCGTATTGAAGAAATCAAGGAAGGGCTAATCCAAAATAATGACGAATAA
- a CDS encoding HD domain-containing protein yields MNNLMNKVRGIYEQFDASHDFQHIERVYQNALAILHTEPEADAEVVKIAVLLHDVSDKKYTDSKEQENKLIAELSLSEEKKQHIRDCIAQVSFNGGNELEATSIEAKIVRDADRLDAIGAIGIARTFAFGGAKGRKLYDEEEDARTDMTEEEYRSKNTSSVTHFYEKLLLLKDLMITEKGKQMANERHQFMVQFLEQLQNEIGK; encoded by the coding sequence ATGAACAATTTAATGAACAAAGTACGTGGGATTTATGAACAGTTTGATGCTAGCCATGATTTTCAACATATTGAACGTGTTTATCAAAATGCGTTAGCGATTTTACATACTGAACCGGAAGCTGATGCGGAGGTCGTAAAAATTGCTGTGCTTTTGCATGATGTAAGCGATAAAAAGTATACCGATAGTAAAGAGCAGGAAAATAAGTTAATTGCCGAGTTGTCTTTAAGCGAGGAGAAAAAGCAACATATCCGAGATTGCATTGCACAAGTATCGTTTAATGGTGGCAATGAGTTAGAAGCAACTTCTATTGAGGCAAAAATTGTACGAGATGCAGATCGATTAGATGCCATTGGAGCAATCGGCATTGCACGCACATTTGCTTTCGGTGGGGCTAAAGGTAGAAAGCTTTACGATGAGGAAGAGGACGCTCGTACGGATATGACAGAGGAGGAGTATCGCAGTAAAAATACATCCTCAGTTACCCATTTTTACGAGAAGCTTTTATTGTTGAAGGATTTAATGATTACAGAGAAGGGCAAGCAAATGGCTAACGAACGCCATCAATTTATGGTACAGTTTTTAGAGCAATTACAAAATGAAATAGGTAAATAA
- a CDS encoding ABC-F family ATP-binding cassette domain-containing protein, which translates to MSHLIVQNLTKTVGDKTLFQNIEFTIYEGERAGLIGINGTGKSTLLSILAGEIEADSMNVDRPNKYRIAYLPQEPTFNSGETVLQAVFAGDSPILKLNREYEETVAALALNPTSESLQKTLFSLQHRMDEEQAWDVNALAKTALTKLGIEMFDKEVLTLSGGQQKRVALAKVLIEPADLYLLDEPTNHLDVQSTEWLQEMVLRLKGAVIFITHDRYFLDELSTHIYELADQTMYRHTGNYGDYLEARAIREEMKAASAQKDRNRYRSELKWIRRGAKARSTKQKARIQRFEQLEDNLERKSEDVSLEMGLATTRLGRKVLEAEKISKAFGHQKILEDFSFLLQQGDRIGIIGANGVGKSTLLNMLAGELTPDLGEIHVGSTVKLAHFKQTLPKMNENERMIEYIREASNDITDAEGVRYSAAQMLERFLFPLNAHGTPIGKLSGGERKRLHLLRLLMEQPNVLLLDEPTNDLDIETLGVLEDFIEHFPGVVITISHDRFFLDRIVKKLWILDGLGHVEETLDVYSDYLQKREQETVVKVEAPKVEKPKTEKPKSDKKKLSFKEQKEWETIADDIEKTETAIMETEEGIANAGADFTKLQELTAKLDELNARYEHLIERWSYLDEIVNG; encoded by the coding sequence ATGAGTCATTTAATTGTACAAAATTTAACGAAAACAGTGGGCGATAAAACGCTCTTTCAAAATATTGAATTTACGATTTATGAGGGGGAGCGAGCAGGGCTAATTGGTATTAATGGTACTGGTAAATCTACATTGCTTTCTATTTTAGCAGGTGAAATCGAAGCGGATTCAATGAATGTAGACCGCCCAAATAAATACCGTATTGCTTATTTACCACAGGAGCCTACTTTTAACAGTGGCGAAACTGTGTTACAGGCAGTATTTGCAGGAGATTCACCTATTTTAAAACTTAATCGTGAATATGAGGAGACGGTTGCTGCACTTGCACTAAATCCAACGTCAGAAAGTTTACAAAAAACGTTATTTAGCTTACAGCATCGCATGGATGAAGAGCAGGCGTGGGATGTCAATGCACTGGCTAAGACAGCACTTACGAAGCTTGGGATTGAAATGTTTGATAAGGAAGTATTAACTCTGTCAGGTGGACAGCAAAAGCGCGTCGCATTGGCTAAAGTCTTAATTGAGCCAGCAGATCTTTACTTATTGGACGAGCCGACCAACCATTTAGATGTGCAGTCAACGGAATGGCTACAAGAAATGGTTTTACGATTAAAGGGAGCAGTCATATTCATTACCCATGATCGTTATTTCTTAGATGAGCTATCCACTCATATTTATGAGCTTGCTGACCAAACAATGTATCGCCATACAGGGAATTACGGAGATTATCTCGAAGCACGTGCTATTCGTGAGGAAATGAAAGCAGCCTCTGCTCAAAAGGACCGCAATCGCTATCGTTCGGAATTAAAATGGATTCGTCGTGGAGCGAAGGCGCGTTCTACGAAGCAAAAGGCACGTATCCAACGCTTCGAACAGTTAGAGGATAACCTAGAGCGTAAGTCAGAAGATGTTTCTCTTGAGATGGGCCTAGCTACAACGCGTCTCGGTCGAAAGGTTTTAGAGGCAGAAAAGATTTCGAAGGCATTTGGCCATCAAAAGATTCTAGAAGACTTTTCATTTTTACTGCAACAGGGCGACCGAATTGGTATTATCGGAGCTAATGGTGTAGGAAAATCAACATTATTGAACATGCTTGCAGGTGAACTTACACCTGATTTAGGTGAAATTCATGTTGGTTCGACGGTGAAGCTAGCGCATTTTAAACAAACATTACCGAAAATGAATGAAAATGAGCGTATGATTGAATATATTCGAGAAGCTTCAAATGATATAACAGATGCAGAGGGTGTGCGCTATTCGGCAGCTCAAATGCTGGAGCGTTTCTTATTCCCGCTTAATGCGCATGGTACACCGATCGGTAAATTATCGGGTGGCGAGCGTAAACGTCTCCATTTATTACGATTATTAATGGAACAACCAAACGTACTGTTACTAGATGAGCCTACAAATGATTTAGATATTGAAACACTAGGTGTGTTGGAGGATTTCATTGAGCATTTCCCTGGGGTCGTTATAACGATATCCCACGATCGCTTTTTCTTAGATCGTATTGTGAAAAAGTTATGGATTTTAGATGGTCTTGGACATGTTGAAGAGACACTTGATGTTTACAGTGACTATTTACAAAAACGTGAACAGGAAACCGTTGTAAAGGTAGAGGCGCCAAAGGTCGAAAAACCTAAGACGGAAAAGCCTAAATCGGACAAGAAAAAATTATCCTTTAAAGAGCAAAAAGAATGGGAAACGATTGCTGATGATATAGAAAAGACAGAGACAGCGATTATGGAAACCGAAGAGGGTATTGCCAACGCTGGTGCTGATTTTACAAAGCTGCAGGAGTTAACGGCGAAGCTTGATGAGCTAAATGCACGATATGAACACCTTATTGAAAGATGGTCGTATCTAGATGAAATCGTAAACGGATAA